Proteins encoded in a region of the Chryseobacterium piperi genome:
- a CDS encoding aspartate kinase, with the protein MKIFKFGGASVKDAESVKNVSMVLKSQGFTKCLLVISAMGKTTNELEKVVELYFKKENYQTEIKIIKQKHIEIAKGLFQENHPVFAEINIFFDDIDSFLRRNKSPNYNFVYDQVVSCGEMISTKILSEYLNEIQFTNQWLDARDYIKTDNSYRDGIVDWKKTEEFISTLNPEICYVTQGFIGSDDNNFTVTLGREGSDYSAAIFAYCLNAEAMTIWKDVPGVMTGDPRKFKDVNLLSNISYEEAIEMAYYGASVIHPKTLQPLQQKSIPFYVKSFVDPTKAGTKVGASKDNQHEESYILKENQNLLKISTRDFSFIAEDHMSQIFSHLSRHKIKVSLMQNSAISLALCLEDKFNAIDELNEELQKVFRTEVIKNVSLFTVRNAKMDNIDKFYQEKSVLLEQISKNTLQMVTQ; encoded by the coding sequence ATGAAAATTTTCAAGTTTGGTGGAGCTTCCGTAAAGGATGCCGAAAGTGTAAAAAACGTATCAATGGTTTTAAAAAGCCAGGGTTTTACCAAATGCTTGCTGGTAATTTCAGCAATGGGTAAAACGACTAATGAATTGGAAAAGGTTGTAGAACTTTATTTCAAGAAGGAAAACTATCAAACTGAAATTAAAATAATAAAACAGAAACACATTGAAATAGCTAAGGGGCTTTTCCAGGAAAATCATCCGGTTTTCGCAGAAATCAATATATTTTTTGATGATATTGATTCTTTCTTAAGAAGAAATAAATCTCCAAACTACAACTTTGTCTACGATCAGGTAGTAAGTTGTGGTGAAATGATTTCTACCAAGATTCTAAGCGAATATCTGAACGAAATACAATTTACCAATCAGTGGCTGGATGCCAGAGATTATATAAAAACAGATAATTCTTATAGAGATGGTATCGTAGACTGGAAAAAAACAGAAGAATTTATTTCTACTCTGAATCCTGAGATTTGCTATGTAACACAAGGTTTCATTGGTTCGGATGATAACAATTTTACGGTGACCTTAGGAAGAGAAGGTTCAGATTATTCCGCTGCTATCTTTGCTTATTGTCTGAATGCAGAAGCAATGACTATCTGGAAAGACGTTCCTGGAGTAATGACTGGTGATCCCAGAAAGTTCAAGGATGTGAATCTTCTTTCCAATATTTCTTATGAAGAGGCTATTGAGATGGCTTATTACGGAGCCAGTGTCATTCACCCGAAAACTTTACAGCCCTTACAACAGAAGAGTATCCCTTTTTATGTAAAATCTTTTGTTGATCCTACAAAAGCAGGAACAAAAGTAGGAGCTTCAAAAGACAATCAACATGAAGAGTCTTATATTTTAAAAGAGAATCAAAATCTTCTAAAAATATCTACAAGAGATTTCTCATTTATCGCAGAAGATCACATGAGCCAGATTTTCAGTCATTTATCAAGACACAAAATTAAGGTTTCTTTGATGCAGAATTCTGCAATTTCATTAGCTTTATGTCTGGAAGACAAATTCAATGCTATTGATGAGCTTAATGAAGAATTACAGAAAGTTTTTAGAACTGAAGTAATTAAAAATGTATCCTTATTCACAGTAAGAAATGCGAAAATGGATAACATTGATAAATTTTACCAGGAAAAAAGTGTATTATTGGAACAAATATCCAAGAATACGCTTCAGATGGTAACACAATAA
- a CDS encoding tyrosine-type recombinase/integrase, translating to MKEFIHYLRDQYHSTEKTLIEKEKQIVLWKKLCSRKQNFDRITTQELLKIIELQQKKYQLNTINTQIRSIEQYFEYLQFTGKRKDHPLKNFRIKTPKKALITGFLSEEELRDIEKNFKERKYKRGQFDLFGKRNQIILGLIIYQGLNTGSLRELKVRDIDLEKGMIRVPEATENRVKERILPLEAPQILELYKYITETRTELLQISKTVKETEKLFITSENTRFSSITKQIRKQINIQSLQQIRNSRINLWLKQYNLREVQYKAGFRYLRSLEYFNQTELENLKQELEKYVS from the coding sequence ATGAAAGAGTTTATCCATTATCTGAGGGATCAATATCACTCCACAGAAAAGACGCTTATAGAAAAAGAAAAACAGATTGTATTATGGAAAAAGTTATGTTCCAGGAAACAGAATTTTGACAGAATAACGACTCAGGAATTATTAAAAATTATAGAATTACAACAGAAAAAATATCAATTAAATACGATCAACACTCAGATCAGAAGTATAGAACAATACTTTGAATATTTACAGTTTACAGGAAAAAGAAAAGATCATCCGCTAAAGAATTTTAGAATAAAAACACCAAAGAAAGCTTTAATTACAGGGTTTTTAAGTGAAGAGGAATTACGGGATATAGAGAAGAATTTTAAAGAAAGAAAATATAAAAGAGGACAGTTTGATTTATTTGGAAAAAGGAATCAGATTATATTAGGACTCATAATTTATCAAGGCTTAAATACAGGGAGTTTAAGAGAATTAAAAGTAAGAGATATTGATCTGGAAAAAGGAATGATCAGAGTTCCGGAAGCTACAGAAAACCGTGTAAAAGAAAGAATTTTACCATTAGAAGCTCCGCAGATTTTAGAACTTTATAAATACATTACAGAAACAAGAACGGAATTATTACAGATATCAAAAACCGTAAAAGAAACCGAAAAGCTTTTTATTACAAGCGAAAACACAAGATTTAGCAGCATTACAAAACAGATTCGGAAACAAATTAATATTCAGAGTTTACAGCAGATCAGAAACAGCAGGATCAATTTATGGCTCAAGCAATATAATTTAAGAGAAGTTCAATACAAAGCAGGATTTAGATATTTAAGAAGCCTGGAATATTTTAATCAAACCGAACTCGAAAACCTGAAACAGGAACTTGAAAAATACGTCTCTTAA
- a CDS encoding recombinase family protein — translation MIVADLYIRVSTDEQADKGYSQRDQEERLRRYCEHHDMKIGLVIFEDHSAKSFNRPEWTNYLTYIKKKSNKGNLLLFTKWDRFSRNTADAYQMIGILKKHGITPQAIEQPLDMSIPENKMMLAIYLSTPEVENDRRALNIFYGMRRAAKEGRLLGAAPYGMINRCTKMVESM, via the coding sequence ATGATAGTCGCAGATTTATACATCCGTGTATCCACTGATGAGCAGGCTGATAAAGGATATTCCCAAAGAGATCAGGAAGAACGATTACGCAGATATTGTGAGCATCACGATATGAAAATAGGACTGGTTATTTTTGAAGATCATTCAGCCAAGAGCTTTAACCGGCCTGAATGGACTAATTACCTTACGTATATTAAAAAGAAAAGTAATAAAGGTAATCTGTTACTATTTACCAAATGGGACAGATTTAGCAGGAATACCGCAGATGCTTACCAGATGATCGGGATATTGAAAAAACATGGAATAACACCGCAGGCCATAGAACAGCCATTAGATATGTCTATTCCTGAAAACAAAATGATGCTTGCTATTTATCTTTCTACTCCTGAAGTTGAAAATGATCGCAGGGCTTTGAATATTTTCTATGGCATGCGTCGTGCAGCCAAAGAAGGGCGTTTATTAGGAGCTGCTCCTTATGGTATGATTAATCGCTGTACGAAGATGGTAGAAAGTATGTAG
- a CDS encoding o-succinylbenzoate synthase, translating to MTAKYFKYLLEFKRPSGTSRGVLLEKETFVLEVIDGNKKGIGECAVFRGLSFDDRPDYEEKLLWLCENIQKDSAALKSELKEFPSIWIGYEQAMLNLKYGKHLYFPGEFTEGQIPIIINGLIWMGNVDYMEEQIREKLEKGFHCIKLKIGVDWKSEHKVLQELREKFSKDQLELRVDANGGFTKEEAINVLQQLSDLDIHSIEQPIKAGNWSDMAALCAKTPTPIALDEELIGIIDYKEKEQLLEAINPQYIILKPSLVGGFSGSDEWIRLADEQKIGWWITSALESNIGLNAIAQYTFTKHSKLPQGLGTGGLFTNNFDNHLELIGERLLFKA from the coding sequence ATGACAGCAAAATATTTTAAATATTTATTAGAATTCAAACGCCCGAGTGGAACATCTCGTGGCGTTTTGCTTGAAAAGGAGACCTTTGTTCTCGAAGTTATTGATGGGAATAAAAAAGGAATAGGAGAGTGCGCGGTTTTCAGAGGACTGAGTTTTGATGACAGACCTGATTATGAAGAAAAATTACTATGGCTTTGTGAAAATATTCAGAAAGACTCTGCGGCCTTGAAAAGTGAATTAAAAGAGTTTCCGTCCATTTGGATTGGATATGAGCAGGCTATGCTGAACTTAAAATATGGAAAGCATCTTTATTTTCCAGGTGAATTTACAGAAGGTCAGATTCCAATTATTATCAATGGCTTGATCTGGATGGGAAATGTTGATTATATGGAAGAGCAGATCCGTGAAAAACTTGAAAAGGGATTTCATTGTATTAAATTGAAAATTGGGGTAGACTGGAAATCTGAGCATAAAGTTCTTCAGGAATTAAGAGAAAAGTTTTCTAAAGATCAATTGGAATTGCGTGTTGACGCCAATGGTGGATTTACGAAAGAAGAAGCGATAAATGTTCTTCAACAGCTTTCCGATTTGGATATTCATTCCATTGAACAACCGATTAAAGCAGGAAATTGGTCTGATATGGCTGCATTATGTGCGAAAACTCCAACTCCGATTGCACTGGATGAAGAGTTGATTGGAATTATAGATTATAAAGAAAAAGAACAGCTTTTAGAAGCTATTAACCCACAATATATTATCCTTAAGCCTTCATTGGTAGGTGGTTTCTCGGGATCGGATGAATGGATCAGACTTGCTGATGAACAGAAAATAGGATGGTGGATCACTTCGGCGTTAGAAAGCAACATTGGTTTAAACGCTATCGCGCAATATACATTTACCAAACATAGTAAATTGCCTCAAGGCCTTGGCACAGGAGGCTTATTTACTAATAATTTTGACAACCATTTGGAACTAATTGGGGAACGCTTGCTTTTTAAAGCATGA
- a CDS encoding J domain-containing protein yields MKFFNHCNTLEEIKTLYRKLAFENHPDKGGDIATMQAINAEYAYATALLLKGANLSQEDTEKEMRFSEEYRRVIEQIIHLPGIKIELVGLWIWVSGSTKLVKDELKRAGLFFASKKEAWYYRSAELKALRGGRKSLDEIRHKYGSEEINASNTKVSNRFINK; encoded by the coding sequence ATGAAATTCTTTAATCATTGCAATACTTTAGAAGAGATAAAAACCTTATATAGAAAACTGGCTTTTGAAAATCATCCCGATAAGGGTGGGGATATAGCTACGATGCAAGCCATTAACGCAGAATATGCTTACGCTACTGCCTTACTGCTCAAAGGTGCGAATCTTTCCCAGGAAGATACCGAAAAAGAAATGCGCTTTAGCGAAGAATACCGCCGAGTAATTGAACAGATTATACACCTGCCAGGCATCAAGATTGAATTGGTTGGTCTGTGGATTTGGGTCTCCGGTTCAACTAAATTGGTAAAGGATGAGCTAAAACGTGCGGGCTTGTTTTTCGCATCCAAAAAAGAAGCATGGTATTACCGAAGTGCTGAATTAAAAGCGCTTCGGGGTGGTAGGAAGTCTCTTGATGAGATCCGCCACAAATACGGTAGTGAAGAAATCAATGCATCTAATACAAAAGTATCCAATCGTTTTATTAACAAATAA
- a CDS encoding CHC2 zinc finger domain-containing protein, translated as MEISAIKERLSLSEVLQYYNLQPQNNMLKCFMHDDKTASLQVNLEKNFYKCHSCGKTGDVIQFIEDYEKLTKHEAIKKAQSLISSEMSIIKNPTKEKNNHLSDTDFLENTFSYFRKALYCSVPAKQYIEKRNLDNSILEIGYNSGQFHHGERKSEELISNALEVGLLQDKGLVNNRTGEKGYSIFANKCIAFPLKNKENEIVSFYFRAIVENKNGKHFYLKNRSGIYPGYPKAETKKLILTEAIIDCASLLQIKEIRDNYSVISCFGTNGLNEEILTAIKELKELEEIIFCFDNDDAGKKAVKKYAEEFKSYKVSTVELPNNDINETLQLHDESIFKELLEKRKDIFLSTEKIKVTVEKSAESAPSAREPKAEPKTAVDFLQQKELLTSLNQLIEKAGIIGEENSRLLLFLITISYLNRSPLHGIVQGGSGSGKTHIISRIADMMPQEDVLRFTRITESSLYNWGEFDLFQKIIIIEDLDGLKEDALYALREFISNQVLRSSVTIKDKKGNNKSSHKIVKGQFSSLSATTKGELYEDNMNRSFIVAVNESEEQTEKISYQNRRNAGEINKNGEEKAVGFIQKIIRNLKHYEVINPYATQIQLPSNVKNKRRLNEMFQSIIKQITLLYQYQREIKNDYLITEIEDIENAVEILFESIILKIDELDGSLRQFFEKLKKAFKEDQFSRFDAMEITGFKKTQLQFYLNELVRLEYLKQIGFANKGFKYKISYNDNIQRVRKELKESFTKQLEQLKLNAIER; from the coding sequence ATGGAAATCTCCGCTATCAAAGAACGTTTAAGTTTATCAGAGGTTCTACAGTATTACAACTTGCAACCCCAAAATAATATGCTTAAATGTTTTATGCACGATGATAAAACGGCAAGTCTTCAGGTGAATCTGGAAAAGAACTTTTACAAATGCCACAGTTGTGGAAAAACCGGCGATGTTATCCAGTTTATAGAAGATTACGAAAAGCTAACGAAACATGAAGCGATAAAGAAAGCACAAAGTTTAATCAGTTCTGAAATGTCAATTATAAAAAATCCTACAAAAGAAAAAAATAATCATTTGTCCGACACGGACTTTTTAGAAAACACATTTAGTTATTTTAGGAAAGCTTTGTATTGTAGCGTTCCTGCAAAACAATATATTGAGAAAAGGAATCTTGACAACTCCATTTTAGAGATTGGTTACAACAGCGGTCAGTTCCATCACGGAGAAAGGAAAAGCGAAGAATTAATCAGCAATGCTTTGGAAGTTGGATTATTACAGGATAAAGGACTTGTCAACAACAGAACAGGAGAAAAAGGCTACAGTATTTTTGCGAATAAGTGTATTGCTTTTCCTTTGAAGAATAAAGAAAATGAAATCGTAAGCTTTTATTTTAGAGCAATCGTAGAGAACAAAAACGGAAAACATTTTTATCTGAAGAATCGTTCCGGAATTTATCCGGGATATCCAAAAGCAGAAACTAAAAAACTGATATTAACAGAAGCAATTATCGATTGTGCGAGCTTGCTTCAGATAAAAGAAATACGGGACAATTACAGTGTAATAAGTTGCTTTGGAACAAACGGATTGAATGAAGAAATTTTAACAGCCATCAAAGAACTCAAAGAATTAGAGGAAATTATTTTTTGTTTTGATAATGACGATGCAGGAAAGAAAGCCGTTAAGAAATATGCAGAAGAATTTAAGAGTTACAAAGTATCAACGGTAGAACTTCCGAACAATGATATAAATGAGACATTACAGTTACACGATGAAAGTATTTTTAAAGAACTGTTAGAAAAAAGAAAAGATATTTTTCTTTCAACTGAAAAAATAAAAGTTACTGTAGAGAAATCTGCGGAATCTGCGCCATCAGCGAGAGAACCAAAAGCAGAACCGAAAACAGCAGTAGATTTTTTACAGCAAAAAGAATTATTAACATCCTTAAATCAGCTCATAGAAAAAGCCGGAATTATCGGCGAAGAAAACAGCAGACTCCTTTTATTTTTAATCACGATCAGTTATTTAAACAGAAGTCCGTTACACGGAATTGTACAGGGAGGTTCAGGAAGCGGAAAAACGCACATTATCAGCAGAATTGCAGACATGATGCCACAGGAAGATGTGTTGAGATTTACAAGAATTACAGAATCAAGTTTGTATAATTGGGGCGAGTTCGATCTGTTCCAAAAGATCATTATCATTGAAGATTTAGACGGTTTAAAGGAAGATGCATTGTATGCGTTGAGAGAATTTATCAGCAACCAGGTTTTAAGAAGTTCGGTTACTATTAAGGATAAAAAGGGAAATAATAAATCGAGTCATAAGATCGTAAAAGGTCAGTTTAGCAGTTTATCGGCAACAACAAAAGGAGAATTGTATGAGGATAATATGAACCGCAGCTTTATTGTAGCAGTCAACGAAAGCGAGGAACAGACAGAGAAAATCAGTTATCAGAACCGCAGAAATGCCGGAGAAATTAATAAAAACGGAGAAGAGAAGGCTGTTGGCTTTATACAAAAAATCATCAGGAATTTAAAACATTATGAGGTTATCAATCCATATGCGACACAAATACAATTGCCTAGTAATGTAAAGAATAAGAGACGATTAAATGAAATGTTTCAAAGTATTATCAAGCAAATTACACTTTTGTATCAATATCAGAGAGAAATAAAAAACGATTATTTAATTACTGAGATTGAAGATATCGAGAACGCTGTAGAAATACTATTTGAGAGTATTATTTTAAAGATTGACGAGCTAGACGGAAGTTTAAGGCAGTTCTTTGAAAAGTTGAAAAAAGCCTTTAAAGAAGATCAGTTCTCAAGGTTTGATGCAATGGAAATTACAGGATTTAAAAAGACACAATTACAGTTTTATCTGAACGAATTGGTAAGACTAGAATATTTAAAGCAAATCGGTTTTGCGAATAAAGGATTTAAATATAAAATCTCATATAACGATAATATACAGAGAGTTAGAAAAGAATTGAAAGAATCTTTTACAAAGCAATTGGAACAATTAAAATTGAACGCTATCGAACGCTAA
- a CDS encoding tyrosine-type recombinase/integrase has protein sequence MENFKRYLELRNYQKRNVIKILSMVQEYRNYIERGNLPTEYINYLKQRKHKTQPHKNLNVSTINNHLFALKIYKNYQKEILQKETNLIICRSFKTDLATIEVLSPEEVQILFESTINTRDKAVLASLYYLGLRIGEAAELLFEDVDLKDGKVLVRKSKTGYQREVPIHSKATEIFEEYLKIREHKGDCFLQGQKGNLTPSGIEFIIEKLAKKSKIKKRIYPHLLRHSIATHLLKNGMELIKVSRFLGHRSLESTQIYTHI, from the coding sequence ATGGAAAACTTCAAGAGATATTTAGAACTCAGGAATTATCAGAAAAGGAATGTTATCAAGATTTTATCAATGGTTCAGGAGTATAGAAATTATATAGAAAGAGGAAATCTTCCAACAGAATATATTAATTATTTAAAGCAGAGAAAACACAAAACTCAACCTCATAAAAACCTTAATGTAAGTACCATAAACAATCATCTTTTTGCACTTAAAATCTATAAAAATTATCAGAAAGAAATCCTGCAGAAAGAAACGAATCTTATCATCTGCAGAAGTTTTAAAACTGATCTTGCAACAATAGAAGTCCTTAGTCCGGAGGAAGTACAGATCCTATTTGAAAGTACGATAAATACAAGAGATAAAGCTGTTTTAGCAAGCTTATATTATTTAGGATTAAGAATCGGAGAAGCCGCCGAATTACTATTCGAAGATGTAGATTTAAAAGACGGAAAAGTTCTGGTAAGAAAATCGAAAACAGGATATCAGAGAGAAGTTCCCATACACAGCAAAGCAACAGAAATTTTTGAAGAATATCTAAAAATAAGAGAGCATAAAGGAGATTGTTTTTTACAAGGGCAAAAAGGAAATTTAACCCCTTCAGGAATAGAATTTATTATAGAAAAGCTCGCCAAAAAAAGTAAAATAAAAAAGAGAATCTATCCACATTTATTACGACACAGTATTGCTACTCATTTATTAAAAAACGGAATGGAACTTATAAAGGTCAGCAGATTTTTAGGGCATAGAAGTTTGGAAAGCACACAGATATACACCCATATATAG
- the fbp gene encoding class 1 fructose-bisphosphatase translates to MSDQSLQTLGEFIIDKQDDFQYSTGELSRLLSAIRLASKVVNREVNKAGIADIIGKAGNENVQGEEQQKLDVLANEIFITALSQREVVCGIASEENDDFIDIKCVGNGHLSKYVVLIDPLDGSSNIDVNVSVGTIFSIYRRVTEPGTPVQLEDFLQKGVNQIAAGYVIYGSSTMIVYTTGNGVNGFTLDPSLGTYYLSHPNLKFPANGKIYSINEGNYIKFPQGVKNYLKYCQMEEGDRPYTSRYIGSLVADFHRNMLKGGIYIYPSYSQSPNGKLRLLYECNPMAFLAEQAGGKATDGFRRILEVEPTELHQRIPFFCGSVDMVEKAEEFMRIDSVK, encoded by the coding sequence ATGTCAGATCAATCATTGCAGACTTTAGGAGAATTTATTATTGATAAACAGGATGATTTTCAATACTCTACAGGGGAGCTTTCCCGTCTTCTAAGCGCTATAAGGCTGGCTTCAAAGGTAGTAAACAGAGAAGTAAATAAAGCGGGAATTGCAGACATTATTGGAAAAGCCGGTAATGAAAATGTACAGGGAGAAGAGCAGCAGAAGCTCGATGTTCTTGCTAACGAAATATTTATCACAGCATTATCCCAGAGAGAGGTAGTTTGTGGAATTGCGTCAGAGGAGAATGATGATTTTATAGATATCAAATGTGTAGGGAATGGACACCTTAGCAAATATGTCGTTCTGATCGACCCTCTTGATGGTTCTTCTAACATCGATGTTAATGTTTCGGTAGGAACCATTTTCTCTATTTACAGAAGAGTAACGGAACCAGGAACACCGGTTCAGCTGGAAGACTTCTTACAGAAAGGAGTGAATCAGATTGCTGCGGGATATGTGATTTATGGTTCTTCAACCATGATTGTATATACGACAGGAAATGGAGTGAACGGATTTACGCTTGATCCGTCTTTAGGAACCTATTACCTTTCTCATCCTAATCTTAAATTTCCTGCTAATGGAAAAATTTATTCCATTAATGAAGGGAATTATATTAAGTTTCCTCAGGGAGTTAAGAATTATCTTAAATACTGTCAGATGGAAGAAGGCGACCGTCCTTATACCTCCCGGTATATTGGTTCGCTGGTAGCTGATTTTCATAGAAATATGCTGAAAGGTGGAATTTATATTTATCCGTCTTATTCTCAATCTCCGAATGGAAAACTAAGATTGCTGTATGAATGTAACCCTATGGCATTTTTAGCAGAGCAGGCTGGAGGAAAGGCTACGGATGGGTTTAGAAGAATCCTTGAAGTAGAGCCTACTGAGCTTCACCAGAGAATTCCATTTTTCTGTGGAAGCGTTGATATGGTAGAGAAAGCAGAAGAATTTATGCGAATAGACAGTGTAAAATAA
- a CDS encoding lysophospholipid acyltransferase family protein, protein MSLISKNDLIQASGLSKIGFLKNPVASAIMSVAKINEVNRLYDKLKDKEGKDFFDSFVRERNLSYIAFEEDLAKIPKTGPFILVSNHPLGAIDGILMCKILLEVRPDFKVMGNFLLEKIKPMEPFVISVNPFENRKGAYSSSSGMRETLKHLENGGCVGIFPAGEVSNKNNPYSEILDRDWEKPALKLIKMAKVPVVPMYFHAKNSTLFYQVAKIHPNLQTLMLPSEMMNDREKPIRVRIGKPIAVKAMDEMENIEELGEFLKRKVYMMKSYYEKRKSLAQAINLQNLSIKFPLLKEENIVQNIIDETPKEGILNDINKLKGTDKMLFSNGNYEIYFTTYEEIPSVMREIGRQRELTFRAVGEGSNLPFDLDEYDKHYHHLFLWDSTAEKLVGAYRMALGKEVMKKFGIKGFYTSSLFEFEQDIHPFFKKVIEMGRAYICQEYQQKPLPLFLLWRGIVHVCLRNPDHKFLMGGVSISNKFSEFSKSLMIEFMRSNYYDSAVAQYITPRNEYKVKLRDRDKNIFFEEMESDLNKLDKIIDDLEPELRLPVLIKKYIKQNAKVIAFNVDPNFNDAIDGLMYIRISDLPESTIKPVLEEMSEQIRKEQENNPTENQ, encoded by the coding sequence ATGAGCCTAATCTCGAAAAACGATTTAATCCAAGCTTCCGGCTTAAGTAAAATAGGATTCCTTAAAAATCCTGTAGCATCTGCTATTATGAGCGTTGCTAAAATCAATGAAGTTAACAGACTATATGACAAACTAAAAGACAAGGAAGGTAAAGACTTTTTCGACTCATTCGTAAGAGAGAGAAACTTAAGCTATATCGCTTTTGAGGAAGATTTGGCTAAGATCCCCAAAACGGGACCATTTATTTTGGTTTCGAATCATCCCCTTGGAGCAATTGATGGGATCTTAATGTGCAAAATATTGTTGGAAGTACGTCCGGATTTTAAAGTAATGGGAAATTTTCTTTTAGAAAAAATCAAGCCCATGGAACCTTTTGTAATTTCTGTAAATCCTTTTGAAAACAGAAAAGGAGCTTACAGCAGTTCTTCCGGAATGCGTGAGACCTTAAAGCATCTTGAAAATGGAGGCTGTGTGGGAATTTTTCCTGCTGGAGAAGTTTCTAATAAGAATAATCCTTATAGTGAGATTCTGGACAGAGATTGGGAAAAGCCGGCTTTGAAACTGATAAAAATGGCTAAAGTACCGGTTGTTCCCATGTACTTTCATGCTAAGAACAGTACATTATTCTATCAGGTCGCAAAAATTCATCCGAATTTACAAACTCTGATGCTGCCATCTGAAATGATGAACGACAGAGAGAAGCCTATCCGTGTAAGAATTGGAAAACCCATTGCAGTAAAAGCAATGGATGAAATGGAAAATATTGAAGAACTGGGTGAGTTTCTTAAACGTAAGGTTTACATGATGAAATCTTATTATGAAAAAAGAAAATCTCTTGCCCAGGCAATTAATCTTCAAAACCTATCTATCAAGTTTCCTTTACTGAAGGAAGAAAATATTGTTCAGAACATTATTGATGAAACTCCTAAAGAAGGTATTCTCAATGACATCAATAAACTGAAAGGCACTGATAAAATGCTTTTCAGCAATGGCAATTATGAAATTTATTTCACAACCTACGAAGAAATTCCTTCCGTAATGAGGGAGATAGGCCGCCAAAGGGAACTTACTTTCCGTGCAGTAGGAGAAGGAAGCAATCTTCCGTTTGATCTGGATGAATATGACAAGCATTATCATCATCTTTTCCTTTGGGACAGTACAGCCGAAAAATTAGTAGGCGCCTACAGAATGGCTCTAGGTAAAGAGGTGATGAAGAAATTCGGAATCAAAGGATTCTATACCAGTTCTCTTTTTGAGTTTGAACAGGATATCCATCCTTTCTTCAAGAAAGTAATAGAAATGGGACGTGCCTATATTTGCCAGGAGTATCAGCAAAAGCCTCTTCCACTTTTTCTTTTGTGGCGTGGAATTGTTCATGTATGTTTGAGAAATCCTGATCATAAATTCCTGATGGGAGGAGTAAGTATTTCCAATAAGTTTTCTGAGTTCTCAAAATCATTAATGATTGAATTTATGCGTTCAAATTATTATGATTCTGCTGTTGCTCAATATATTACTCCCCGAAATGAATATAAAGTAAAGCTCAGAGACAGAGATAAGAATATCTTTTTTGAAGAAATGGAGTCTGATCTCAATAAACTGGATAAAATTATTGATGATCTTGAACCGGAACTAAGACTTCCTGTTTTAATCAAAAAGTACATTAAGCAAAATGCTAAAGTGATTGCATTTAATGTAGACCCTAACTTCAATGATGCTATTGACGGATTGATGTATATCCGAATCAGTGATCTTCCAGAAAGTACGATTAAACCTGTATTAGAGGAAATGAGCGAACAGATAAGAAAAGAGCAGGAAAATAATCCGACTGAGAATCAGTAA
- a CDS encoding helix-turn-helix domain-containing protein has protein sequence MDSFGKKLRECREAKNLSQKDLAGILNTSYSVIGKYERDEMIPSIGVAKNIAKILGTTVGYLLGETEEVNIFKDPAMLNRFNDIEKLDPENKKHLLSVVDGFIQALKIKNIAAL, from the coding sequence ATGGATTCGTTCGGTAAAAAATTAAGAGAATGCAGAGAAGCTAAAAACCTTTCCCAAAAGGATTTAGCAGGGATTTTAAATACTTCTTACTCTGTAATCGGAAAGTATGAACGTGATGAGATGATTCCTTCTATTGGGGTGGCTAAAAATATTGCTAAGATTTTAGGAACTACAGTTGGTTATCTTTTGGGAGAGACAGAAGAAGTAAATATTTTTAAAGATCCTGCAATGCTCAACCGTTTCAACGACATCGAAAAACTTGATCCTGAAAATAAAAAACATTTGCTTTCTGTAGTAGATGGGTTTATTCAGGCTCTTAAAATTAAAAATATTGCTGCACTTTAG